The Dioscorea cayenensis subsp. rotundata cultivar TDr96_F1 chromosome 7, TDr96_F1_v2_PseudoChromosome.rev07_lg8_w22 25.fasta, whole genome shotgun sequence genome includes a region encoding these proteins:
- the LOC120265310 gene encoding protein NRT1/ PTR FAMILY 2.3-like, protein MASKEQYDQSQSDVAHDHESQTTPKQGGWITFPFIIGNVFGMSLIFSGTMGNFIVFLIKHYNFKSIDAAQLFNIINGSSSFSPLLGAIISDSFFGCLPVITFSTVASLFSMILLTLTAGIKAFRPTNSHCGERCQLALLYTP, encoded by the exons ATGGCTAGCAAGGAACAATATGATCAATCTCAATCAGATGTTGCTCATGATCATGAATCACAAACAACTCCAAAACAAGGAGGTTGGATCACATTTCCCTTCATCATAg GGAATGTATTTGGGATGTCATTGATATTCAGTGGAACCATGGGGAACTTCATAGTATTTCTGATAAAACACTACAACTTCAAGAGCATAGACGCAGCTCAGctcttcaacatcatcaatgGCTCCTCCAGCTTCTCTCCCTTGCTCGGCGCCATCATCTCCGACTCCTTCTTCGGCTGCCTCCCCGTCATCACCTTCTCTACAGTAGCCTCTCTCTTT AGTATGATCTTACTCACACTCACAGCCGGAATCAAAGCATTTAGACCAACAAACTCGCACTGCGGCGAGCGATGCCAACTAGCACTTTTATACACGCCTTAG